In a genomic window of Suricata suricatta isolate VVHF042 chromosome 12, meerkat_22Aug2017_6uvM2_HiC, whole genome shotgun sequence:
- the DAND5 gene encoding DAN domain family member 5 has translation MFLHQLVTLLSLLSGAHLPTGSGKPGPQGPPSRLWAATNQTGVRGRGVPGSQVQSSALSSWKAFLGLQKTGRLGRGSLQRGPEAAPTLSLPLDPHEVARETCKAVPFTQVISQPGCTAVHLRNHLCFGHCSSLYVPSVDPTPLILCNSCVPARKRWTPVVLWCRASSPGSRRRMKTSTVLVEACQCSPKA, from the exons ATGTTTCTCCACCAGCTGGTAACTCTCCTGAGCCTGCTCAGTGGGGCCCACCTGCCCACGGGCTCTGGCAAGCCTGGACCCCAAGGTCCCCCATCTCGGCTCTGGGCTGCCACCAATCAGACCGGGGTTCGGGGCCGAGGGGTCCCAGGCTCCCAGGTACAATCCTCTGCCCTCAGCAGCTGGAAGGCCTTTTTGGGCCTGCAGAAAACCGGACGGCTGGGGAGAGGCAGCCTGCAGCGTGGGCCCGAGGCGGCCCCCACCTTGTCTCTGCCACTGGACCCGCACGAAGTGGCCCGGGAGACGTGCAAGGCTGTGCCGTTCACTCAG GTGATCTCCCAGCCCGGCTGCACAGCAGTTCACCTCCGCAATCACCTCTGCTTTGGCCACTGCTCCTCCCTCTACGTCCCCAGCGTGGACCCCACCCCGCTCATCCTTTGCAACAGCTGTGTGCCCGCTCGGAAGCGCTGGACGCCCGTGGTCCTGTGGTGTCGGGCGAGCAGCCCAGGCTCCCGTCGGCGGATGAAGACATCCACGGTGCTGGTTGAAGCTTGTCAGTGCAGCCCGAAGGCGTGA